From the genome of Syntrophorhabdaceae bacterium:
TGAGATATGATCCTTAAGTGATTTTAGGGTTGCATTGCCTGTGGCAATACTGTTACCGTATAAGCGGGCGAGCGTTAAATGAAAAATCTAAACTGTCCACGGGCATGGATGGTCGTCTTGCGGGGCTTACGTCAAAAGGAAAGCCGGGAAACTTTCATGCCGGGACCACAGACATCCGGGCAATCCGGTGGGAGTGTAGAAAATTGAAAGATAACCATACCCGACGCCTCGAGAAAAAGAATACATCCGGGAAAGAGAAACCCCAGAGCGGTGGCGGAAGAAGGGCTTTGGAAGCAAAATCGCGGGCGCTCGAGACCATTTTTAATGAAAAGGAACTTCTGGGAAGGGTCATGGAAGACAAAGAATTGATGAGAGAGCTCCTGTTACGGTTTCTGGAGGACCTG
Proteins encoded in this window:
- a CDS encoding Hpt domain-containing protein, whose product is MILGLHCLWQYCYRISGRALNEKSKLSTGMDGRLAGLTSKGKPGNFHAGTTDIRAIRWECRKLKDNHTRRLEKKNTSGKEKPQSGGGRRALEAKSRALETIFNEKELLGRVMEDKELMRELLLRFLEDLPQYMDALRKALSHRDKPGAEHYAHTIKGAAANVAAPGIRALALEMEEAGREGELVSITRLFPQLEKEAALFRTTLKREKRR